From one Candidatus Chromulinivorax destructor genomic stretch:
- the lepA gene encoding translation elongation factor 4 yields MDIKKINLQDIAPDHVRNFSIIAHIDHGKSTLADRLLEFTGTLSTRTGENKQFLDKLQVEKERGITVKAQTASMLYTYNNELYLLNLIDTPGHVDFTYEVSRSLYACQGALLLVDASQGVEAQTMANFYLAFDQDLKVLPVINKIDLPTANIEKVTGELNRLFDFDENDAILTSAKSGIGIKDVLENIITRIPSPESDINKPLKALLFDSRYDDYRGVICLIAVKDGVIKKGDDIFLMQTNTYYEVLEIGLMYPEETPMPALYAGQVGYIITGMKTVREAKIGDTIGHKHTKIEPFPGFSPSKPMMFAGIFPVVNTDFENLADAISKLTLNDASVTVEKKSSTALGLGFRCGFLGLLHMDVFKQRLEQEYDLVIITTAPSVLYKIQLTHDRGLIEIENPSDFPDPAKIESILEPMIDATIIVPERFLGNVFSLCQEKRGHQTKMEFLDENRVIVNYKLPLNEVATDFYDKLKSLTSGYASLDYEVSGYEISDLVKMDILLNGVSVDALSCIVHRSNAQTIGRELCAKLKTVIHRQLFEVVIQAAVGAKILARDQVSPLRKNVTAKCYGGDITRKRKLLEKQKEGKKRMKQVGNIEVPQEAFLAILKR; encoded by the coding sequence ATGGATATAAAAAAAATAAACCTTCAAGATATCGCTCCAGATCATGTTAGAAACTTTTCAATTATTGCACACATTGATCACGGCAAATCAACCCTTGCCGACCGCCTTTTAGAATTTACAGGAACACTTTCAACGCGTACTGGCGAAAACAAACAATTTTTAGACAAACTTCAAGTAGAAAAAGAACGTGGAATCACCGTAAAAGCTCAAACAGCTTCAATGTTGTACACCTATAATAACGAGCTGTATCTCTTAAACTTAATTGATACTCCAGGCCACGTTGATTTTACGTATGAAGTTTCTCGCTCTTTGTACGCATGCCAAGGTGCATTACTCCTTGTTGATGCAAGCCAAGGCGTTGAAGCTCAGACCATGGCAAACTTTTACTTAGCGTTTGATCAAGATTTAAAAGTGCTGCCAGTTATTAATAAAATCGATTTACCAACAGCAAATATCGAAAAAGTTACCGGTGAATTAAACCGGCTTTTTGATTTTGATGAAAATGATGCAATTTTAACATCTGCAAAATCAGGTATCGGGATTAAAGACGTTTTAGAAAACATCATCACTCGAATTCCTTCACCAGAATCAGACATCAACAAACCGCTTAAAGCTCTTTTGTTTGATTCTCGTTATGATGATTACCGTGGTGTAATCTGTTTAATTGCAGTCAAAGACGGCGTCATTAAAAAAGGCGACGATATCTTCTTAATGCAAACAAACACGTACTACGAAGTACTTGAAATCGGTTTAATGTACCCAGAAGAAACACCGATGCCAGCATTATATGCAGGACAAGTAGGCTACATTATCACCGGTATGAAGACAGTTCGTGAAGCAAAAATTGGTGACACGATTGGGCACAAACATACAAAAATAGAACCTTTTCCGGGGTTCTCACCATCAAAACCAATGATGTTTGCCGGTATATTTCCTGTTGTTAACACTGATTTTGAAAATTTAGCTGATGCGATTTCAAAATTAACGTTAAACGATGCCAGCGTTACGGTTGAAAAAAAATCATCAACTGCACTCGGTCTTGGGTTTCGTTGCGGATTTCTTGGTTTATTACACATGGACGTGTTTAAACAACGTCTTGAGCAAGAGTATGATTTAGTTATTATTACGACTGCACCAAGCGTACTGTACAAAATTCAGTTGACGCATGATCGTGGTTTAATCGAAATCGAAAATCCATCAGACTTCCCAGATCCTGCAAAAATTGAGTCGATTTTAGAACCGATGATCGATGCGACGATTATTGTTCCAGAAAGATTCCTTGGAAACGTTTTCTCGCTTTGCCAAGAAAAACGTGGCCACCAGACAAAAATGGAATTTTTGGACGAAAACCGTGTTATTGTCAACTACAAACTTCCGTTAAACGAAGTTGCAACAGATTTTTATGATAAATTAAAATCATTAACATCTGGTTATGCAAGTTTAGATTACGAAGTTTCTGGTTACGAGATTTCTGATCTTGTTAAAATGGACATTTTACTTAACGGCGTATCGGTTGATGCTCTTTCATGCATTGTGCATAGAAGCAACGCACAAACCATCGGTCGTGAATTATGTGCAAAATTAAAGACCGTAATCCATCGTCAACTTTTTGAAGTGGTGATTCAAGCTGCGGTTGGTGCAAAAATTCTTGCACGCGACCAAGTTTCTCCACTACGTAAAAACGTAACAGCAAAATGTTATGGTGGTGATATTACGCGTAAACGTAAACTTCTTGAAAAACAAAAAGAAGGTAAAAAGCGTATGAAGCAAGTTGGGAACATCGAAGTTCCACAAGAAGCTTTCCTCGCGATTTTAAAAAGATAA
- a CDS encoding ankyrin repeat domain-containing protein: MKTLKKYALSILIIVATVQMCAMEETKKKKLNKNIPTLQSIAGRAVACEFKRMIDAREQFEDGQFQEFVNYVQLHADTLKPFLSDEICLHTGEILIEKREIFNEAVKAQHSQVVALLLAAGVDVNLHDYFDDRVKNSERNVKRVKLLLDHGVNVNLQTDRGWTLLHTAAYYGHVDLVQLLLDHGADKDSQNKKGRTALHLAIYNVDFAEYDGKLSQHEDPIGVRTKIVALLLEYGANVETQDHNGKTPLHLTGCSYTNQEIITMLLDYGVHLDVQDTSGKTPYDSELIQTIVFSRKLHQIAFYVFETIQAR, encoded by the coding sequence ATGAAAACTTTAAAAAAATATGCTTTATCAATTTTAATAATCGTTGCCACCGTGCAGATGTGCGCTATGGAAGAAACGAAAAAGAAAAAGCTCAATAAAAACATTCCAACGTTACAATCGATTGCAGGCAGAGCTGTTGCGTGTGAGTTTAAACGTATGATTGATGCAAGAGAACAGTTTGAAGATGGCCAATTTCAAGAATTTGTTAATTATGTACAACTCCATGCAGATACATTAAAGCCATTTTTGAGTGATGAGATATGCTTACATACTGGTGAAATTCTGATAGAAAAACGAGAAATATTCAATGAAGCTGTCAAAGCTCAGCATAGTCAGGTGGTTGCATTGCTTCTTGCCGCAGGAGTTGATGTAAATCTTCATGATTATTTTGATGATCGTGTAAAGAATTCGGAAAGAAATGTAAAAAGAGTAAAATTATTGCTTGATCATGGAGTGAATGTAAATTTGCAGACTGATCGTGGTTGGACACTATTGCATACAGCGGCTTATTATGGACATGTAGATCTAGTACAACTGTTGCTTGATCATGGAGCAGATAAGGATAGTCAGAATAAAAAAGGTCGAACTGCCTTGCATCTAGCTATTTATAATGTGGATTTTGCTGAATATGATGGTAAATTATCTCAACATGAAGATCCTATAGGTGTTAGGACAAAAATAGTTGCATTATTGCTTGAGTATGGAGCGAATGTAGAGACTCAAGATCATAATGGCAAGACTCCATTGCATCTAACAGGGTGTTCTTATACGAATCAAGAAATAATAACCATGTTGCTTGATTATGGTGTTCATCTAGATGTTCAAGATACGAGTGGTAAGACTCCTTATGATTCTGAATTGATACAAACTATAGTCTTTTCAAGAAAGCTACATCAAATAGCGTTCTATGTTTTTGAAACAATACAGGCAAGGTAA
- a CDS encoding glycoside hydrolase family 18 protein translates to MKLQFYITAFLTLAHGGYSHASQNICPSPLPEQYQSLKPGKMVSAYVANWDMYGQQSYKIDDIHQIAHRLTHVIYAFMKPDHVTGKCQPHDLWADIGAVDDFQSKVGGNFAKLLALKKKFPHLKILLSVGGGTYNKNFIALAQDPKVLKKFAQSCVNMLDFYDHTFKHFQDKSLQTTHFTYTGLFDGLDIDWEWDAGALNPQLSQAFTSFIHELRRLLDIRKKQTKQNALLSIALQVTPSIYKNLNLAAIAKDVNWFHVMAYDFFGPQNPIIGFNAPICSTWSVYSIDGAVQRIMEQGVSPAKMVLCVPLYGYLYENTDGYQAKIDKKNKSKAVSYRIIKSKYIDDPDFTKQWDDFSHVPSLYNAKKRTFISYDEEASMIKKVEFAQDKKMKGVVVWRLSGDDNENTMLHTIADSLHV, encoded by the coding sequence ATGAAACTACAATTCTATATCACTGCATTTCTTACACTCGCTCATGGTGGGTATAGTCATGCTTCACAAAATATTTGTCCATCGCCATTACCTGAACAGTATCAGTCATTAAAGCCAGGAAAAATGGTATCTGCATACGTTGCTAATTGGGATATGTATGGCCAACAAAGTTATAAGATTGATGATATTCATCAGATTGCGCATCGTTTAACGCATGTTATTTATGCTTTTATGAAGCCAGATCATGTGACGGGAAAATGTCAGCCTCATGACCTTTGGGCTGATATTGGCGCAGTTGATGATTTTCAGTCAAAAGTAGGTGGAAATTTTGCAAAATTATTAGCATTAAAAAAGAAATTTCCGCATTTAAAAATTTTATTATCAGTTGGCGGTGGGACTTATAATAAAAATTTTATAGCACTTGCGCAAGATCCAAAAGTGTTGAAAAAATTTGCTCAATCGTGCGTTAATATGCTTGATTTTTATGACCACACTTTTAAACATTTTCAAGATAAGTCATTGCAAACAACTCACTTTACCTATACAGGTCTATTTGATGGTCTTGATATTGATTGGGAGTGGGATGCAGGTGCTTTAAATCCACAATTATCACAAGCTTTTACTTCCTTTATTCATGAATTACGTCGATTGCTTGATATTCGAAAAAAACAGACCAAGCAAAATGCTTTGTTGTCTATTGCATTGCAAGTGACGCCAAGTATTTATAAAAATCTAAATTTAGCTGCAATAGCAAAAGATGTGAATTGGTTTCATGTGATGGCGTATGATTTTTTTGGTCCTCAAAATCCTATTATTGGTTTTAATGCTCCAATTTGTAGTACATGGTCAGTTTATTCAATTGATGGTGCTGTACAAAGAATTATGGAGCAAGGTGTTTCGCCAGCTAAGATGGTGTTATGTGTGCCTTTATACGGCTATTTGTATGAAAATACTGATGGGTATCAGGCAAAAATTGATAAAAAAAATAAAAGCAAAGCGGTATCGTATCGCATTATTAAAAGCAAATATATTGACGATCCTGATTTTACAAAACAATGGGATGATTTTTCTCATGTTCCTTCTTTGTACAATGCAAAAAAACGAACATTTATTAGTTATGATGAAGAAGCATCGATGATAAAAAAAGTTGAATTTGCTCAAGATAAAAAAATGAAGGGTGTTGTCGTATGGCGTTTATCGGGAGATGATAACGAAAATACGATGCTGCATACGATTGCAGATAGTTTACATGTATAA
- a CDS encoding ankyrin repeat domain-containing protein has protein sequence MTKYFLLYALVVNISTIFASEVQLPLLQKENRISMKAADFPIIQEGFELCGRYNLQEFLDQKVEEFIANNVSHDEDEEDTYVFDTIISAQDLIVSILSKDAACLQKFCTILDEILENDLDLNSNPGFFACKKVSYDSDIVDYDSVRFMGKLYQYRTLSSRFSYLYHYTRFEKFSNHATDQFFQYCIQASFMNPVVTHYVRTYKDKNNRGFLEKTIMKNNSQIMQFLIDKGVDVENTKFHPHGWTQSTVFTPFAFAMECSADKIIPILAAAQEHDQVQGTLWNFVELNNSVMMQTLIDAGADVNAVNQKGETPLHYAAKNQYNTLIPLLIAAGADLHAKNKDGKIAWDVAAEKNKDPLNLQHTRDLLKPVAALIHKK, from the coding sequence ATGACAAAATATTTTTTGTTGTATGCTCTTGTCGTAAATATATCAACTATATTTGCAAGTGAGGTACAGTTACCTTTATTACAAAAAGAAAATCGAATATCTATGAAGGCTGCTGATTTCCCTATTATTCAAGAAGGGTTTGAGCTGTGTGGCCGTTATAATCTACAAGAGTTTTTGGATCAAAAAGTAGAAGAATTTATTGCTAATAACGTTAGTCATGATGAAGATGAAGAAGATACGTATGTTTTTGATACGATTATTTCTGCGCAAGATTTAATCGTTTCAATATTGTCAAAGGATGCTGCTTGTTTGCAAAAATTTTGTACAATTTTAGATGAAATTCTTGAAAATGATCTTGATCTTAATTCTAATCCAGGTTTTTTTGCGTGTAAAAAAGTTTCATATGATTCAGATATAGTTGATTATGATAGCGTTAGATTTATGGGAAAGCTTTATCAATATCGTACATTGAGTAGTAGGTTTAGTTATTTATATCACTATACGAGATTTGAAAAATTTTCTAATCATGCGACTGATCAATTTTTTCAATATTGTATACAAGCTTCTTTTATGAATCCTGTTGTAACTCACTATGTACGTACCTATAAAGATAAAAATAATAGAGGATTTTTAGAAAAAACTATTATGAAAAATAATTCTCAGATTATGCAATTTTTGATTGATAAAGGGGTTGATGTTGAAAATACTAAATTTCATCCACATGGATGGACTCAATCAACTGTTTTTACACCATTTGCATTTGCCATGGAATGCTCTGCTGATAAAATTATTCCAATATTAGCTGCAGCTCAAGAACATGATCAAGTTCAGGGAACGTTATGGAATTTTGTAGAATTAAATAATTCTGTCATGATGCAAACCTTAATTGATGCAGGCGCAGATGTGAATGCAGTCAATCAAAAGGGGGAAACACCTTTGCATTATGCAGCAAAAAATCAATATAATACTCTCATTCCTCTACTTATTGCGGCCGGTGCAGACTTGCATGCAAAAAATAAAGATGGAAAAATAGCATGGGATGTCGCGGCAGAAAAAAATAAAGATCCTTTAAATTTGCAGCATACGCGAGATTTATTAAAACCCGTAGCAGCTCTTATCCATAAAAAATAA
- a CDS encoding ankyrin repeat domain-containing protein: protein MNIFKKTVLFCTFIISPCLYSSADTDSETVPLLGDNPRAVVMKATELGDNPRVVIMKATDFPVLQEGFELCGRYNLQQFLDQKVEEFMANNVSHDEGNDAGEYAFDTLAHAIIPAQDLIVSILSKDTACLQKFCTILDEILENDLDLNSNPGFFACKKLHLSDNYSDDAIVECCDFYCVLTPCVRNIRYLCVFEKFSHHATDPFFQYCIQVSFMNPVITHYVRTYKDKNNRGLLEKTIIKNNSQIMQFLIDKVIDIKKTKFHPRGWTQSTVFTPFEFAIKSSAHKIIPILAVAQEHDLVQEKLWNFVELNNSVMMQALIDAGVDVNAVNQKGETPLHCAARNQYNTLIPVLIAAGANLYAQNKDGKIAWDVAAEKNKDPLKLQHTRDLLQPPAALTHTDNSWRIF, encoded by the coding sequence ATGAATATATTTAAAAAAACCGTCTTGTTTTGCACTTTCATCATAAGCCCATGTTTATATAGTTCTGCTGACACTGACTCAGAAACAGTTCCTTTATTAGGAGATAATCCACGAGCTGTTGTCATGAAGGCCACTGAATTAGGAGATAATCCACGAGTTGTTATCATGAAGGCCACTGATTTCCCTGTTCTTCAAGAAGGGTTTGAGCTGTGTGGTCGTTATAATTTACAACAGTTTTTGGATCAAAAAGTAGAAGAATTTATGGCTAACAACGTTAGCCATGATGAAGGAAATGATGCGGGGGAATATGCCTTTGATACCTTAGCGCATGCTATAATTCCGGCACAAGATTTAATCGTTTCAATATTGTCAAAAGATACAGCTTGCTTGCAAAAATTTTGTACAATTTTAGATGAAATTCTTGAAAATGATCTTGATCTAAACTCTAATCCAGGTTTTTTTGCTTGTAAGAAGTTGCATCTATCTGACAATTATTCTGATGATGCAATTGTTGAATGTTGCGATTTTTATTGTGTACTCACTCCTTGTGTTCGTAATATTCGTTATTTGTGTGTTTTTGAAAAGTTTTCTCATCATGCCACAGATCCATTTTTTCAATATTGCATACAAGTTTCTTTTATGAATCCAGTTATAACTCACTATGTACGTACCTATAAAGATAAAAATAATAGAGGATTGTTAGAAAAAACTATTATTAAAAATAATTCTCAGATTATGCAATTTTTGATTGATAAAGTGATTGATATTAAAAAAACTAAATTTCATCCACGTGGATGGACTCAATCAACTGTTTTTACACCATTTGAATTTGCTATAAAAAGCTCTGCTCACAAAATTATTCCAATATTAGCTGTTGCTCAAGAACATGATCTAGTTCAGGAAAAGTTATGGAATTTTGTAGAATTAAATAATTCTGTCATGATGCAAGCCTTAATTGATGCAGGCGTAGATGTGAATGCAGTCAATCAAAAGGGGGAAACACCTTTGCATTGCGCAGCAAGAAATCAATATAATACTCTCATTCCTGTGCTTATTGCTGCCGGTGCAAATCTTTATGCACAAAATAAAGATGGAAAAATAGCATGGGATGTCGCGGCAGAAAAAAATAAAGATCCTTTAAAGTTGCAGCATACACGAGATTTATTACAACCTCCAGCAGCTCTTACCCATACAGATAATTCTTGGAGGATATTCTAA
- a CDS encoding MutS-related protein, translated as MIHSFRSSWFILPLFVLCMTGCAKKNIKISSLEQIKSTQEKITDTSGKDRVLEIITTIEHNVVPAQSQPVQYAHVQNIQQDLSLENIAAYFDCKTVMGKSFLTQTLNHPVCAVDESGIVAHRKKAIEQLVNNPELKKQVDEILQLAAQQEQLIIQLMSDFFIGKTCPELQNLALLKNQNPYVYPFAEFCTTNKSMQTAKTVLQMLSLFGCTAGTIGFGITAANAAHMGAEYGQLACLSGYFGILTGLYGYIIYDDFTKAGEKRSKIHALNQLIHVAEQIERLCDTYQIDNQFKMSLIQDAQGARLVKELKHCRYTQKKNYCFSTPAVHTLLYKVYKNDKHLAQMFASIAEMDAYHAIATKMLASQDSRNRFCFAECIESEKPLVSSTGFWNVLIPHAVPNTLLQYRNIILTGPNAGGKTSLIKAILQNIVLAQTYGVAAAEKFEFTQFDVILSYLTISDDLIHGQSLFQSEINRAQELLQTIKALQPHQKLFFALDELFTGTASQGGERTAYKFIDKVASFDRVLSIYATHFDALKDLGAAHSSLMNYKVNAPVKNEKNKFVYPYTVSAGHNDICIAVDMAEQAGLFD; from the coding sequence ATGATACATTCTTTTCGATCATCGTGGTTCATTCTTCCGTTATTTGTACTGTGCATGACGGGTTGCGCAAAAAAAAATATAAAAATTAGTTCTTTAGAGCAAATAAAATCAACGCAAGAAAAAATTACTGATACATCAGGTAAGGACCGAGTTTTAGAAATTATAACGACGATTGAACATAACGTTGTTCCTGCACAGAGTCAACCAGTTCAGTATGCTCATGTGCAAAATATACAACAAGATCTTTCTCTAGAAAATATAGCTGCATATTTTGATTGCAAAACCGTGATGGGTAAATCTTTTTTAACTCAAACATTAAATCATCCAGTTTGTGCTGTTGATGAAAGTGGTATTGTGGCACATCGCAAAAAAGCTATTGAGCAGTTAGTCAATAATCCTGAACTGAAAAAGCAAGTTGATGAAATTTTACAGCTTGCAGCGCAGCAAGAGCAGTTGATTATTCAATTAATGTCAGATTTTTTTATTGGAAAAACGTGTCCTGAGTTACAAAATCTTGCATTGTTAAAAAATCAAAATCCGTATGTATACCCGTTTGCGGAGTTCTGTACAACGAATAAGTCTATGCAAACAGCAAAAACAGTTTTGCAAATGTTATCATTGTTTGGTTGCACTGCAGGGACCATTGGTTTTGGAATTACTGCAGCAAATGCTGCTCATATGGGTGCTGAGTACGGCCAATTAGCATGTCTTTCAGGATATTTTGGTATTTTAACAGGTTTGTATGGCTACATTATTTATGACGATTTTACCAAAGCAGGTGAAAAACGTTCTAAAATACATGCGTTAAATCAGTTAATTCATGTTGCAGAACAAATTGAGCGGTTGTGTGATACGTACCAGATAGATAATCAGTTTAAAATGAGTTTAATTCAAGATGCACAGGGTGCTCGGTTAGTCAAAGAGTTGAAACATTGTCGTTATACTCAAAAGAAAAATTACTGTTTTAGTACACCTGCAGTGCATACATTGCTCTATAAAGTGTATAAAAATGATAAACACTTAGCACAGATGTTTGCTTCTATTGCAGAAATGGATGCTTATCATGCAATCGCAACCAAGATGCTTGCAAGCCAAGACAGTCGCAATAGATTTTGTTTTGCAGAGTGTATAGAATCAGAAAAGCCCTTAGTGTCTTCAACTGGATTTTGGAATGTTTTAATTCCTCATGCAGTTCCTAATACCTTGTTACAGTATCGTAACATTATATTAACCGGGCCAAATGCCGGCGGTAAAACAAGTCTGATTAAAGCTATTTTGCAAAATATTGTGTTAGCTCAGACCTATGGTGTCGCAGCAGCTGAAAAATTTGAATTCACGCAGTTTGATGTTATTCTTTCGTATCTTACGATTTCTGATGATTTGATACATGGACAATCATTATTTCAATCAGAGATCAATCGAGCTCAAGAGCTGTTACAAACCATAAAAGCATTGCAGCCTCATCAAAAATTATTCTTTGCACTTGATGAATTATTTACTGGTACGGCTTCACAAGGGGGTGAAAGAACTGCGTATAAATTCATCGATAAAGTTGCAAGTTTTGATAGAGTGCTTTCTATCTATGCAACTCATTTTGATGCATTAAAAGATCTTGGCGCAGCTCATTCGTCATTGATGAATTATAAAGTTAATGCACCAGTTAAAAACGAAAAGAATAAATTTGTATACCCATACACAGTAAGTGCAGGGCATAATGATATTTGTATTGCTGTCGATATGGCAGAACAAGCAGGTTTGTTTGATTAG
- a CDS encoding Fic family protein yields MLIKFEPNYTITVKTAQNLLKIETVKQSIQHLPLTPHILRSLRETARLYTTHYSTMIEGNKLDPLQIEAVIKENSHFPGRERDEHEVKSYYTALEQVELWAHNATKITEEMVQTLHALVMGNGSTKVTPTKYRDGQNVIRDGITKSIIYMPPEAKDVANLCQSMVQWLNEQTETPYPIVAAIIHYQFATIHPYYDGNGRTARLLTTLILHRHGYDLKGLYSLEEYYAQNLGGYYDAITIGSSHNYYMGRAEADITKWIDYFIQGMTQSFENVYKRMQQEQPMSDQSELLRTLDPRQRKTVELFIDSTMITTSQIAKLFGFAPRTAAKLSAQWVKIGFLKIANPSNKARKYKLADMYEKIINSKN; encoded by the coding sequence GTGCTGATAAAATTTGAACCAAACTATACTATCACCGTAAAAACAGCTCAAAACTTACTCAAGATTGAAACGGTCAAACAATCGATTCAACACCTCCCTTTAACTCCTCATATATTACGCTCTTTGCGAGAGACAGCTCGTTTATACACAACACATTACTCTACTATGATAGAAGGCAACAAACTTGATCCATTGCAAATTGAAGCGGTCATTAAAGAAAATAGCCATTTTCCAGGCCGAGAACGTGATGAACATGAAGTGAAAAGTTACTATACGGCGTTAGAACAAGTTGAACTATGGGCTCATAATGCAACAAAAATAACGGAGGAAATGGTTCAAACATTACATGCATTGGTAATGGGCAACGGCTCTACAAAAGTTACTCCGACAAAATATCGCGATGGCCAAAATGTTATTCGTGACGGTATAACAAAATCAATTATTTATATGCCGCCCGAAGCAAAAGATGTTGCTAATTTATGCCAATCAATGGTGCAATGGCTCAATGAACAAACTGAAACCCCATATCCAATTGTTGCTGCGATTATTCATTATCAATTTGCAACAATTCATCCTTATTATGATGGCAACGGCAGAACAGCACGATTACTAACAACACTCATCCTTCATCGGCATGGATATGATTTAAAAGGCTTGTACTCTCTAGAAGAATATTACGCACAAAATCTTGGTGGCTATTATGATGCTATTACCATTGGTTCGTCTCATAATTACTACATGGGAAGAGCTGAGGCTGACATCACAAAATGGATCGATTATTTTATCCAAGGTATGACACAATCCTTTGAAAATGTTTATAAAAGAATGCAACAAGAACAACCAATGTCTGATCAAAGTGAGTTGCTTCGAACATTAGACCCTCGGCAACGCAAAACAGTAGAATTATTTATAGACTCTACGATGATAACAACAAGTCAAATTGCAAAATTATTTGGATTTGCTCCAAGAACAGCTGCTAAGCTATCTGCTCAATGGGTTAAAATTGGATTTTTAAAAATAGCTAATCCTTCTAACAAAGCTCGAAAATATAAATTAGCAGATATGTATGAAAAAATAATTAATTCAAAAAATTAA
- a CDS encoding ankyrin repeat domain-containing protein has product MNIKYLLIISLLSTYQCTTCSGQELTSQPEELVRQNEEFITWSISAQKPLVEFYNSLHQDDPKIPYLQDIVKSNLEYHGEYDIVWPKLFDHATYIALHKDAYDLHNHDLYIYDHPNFKPVVQEYEVVINPEENYEEVHDINFTEDQLQTYNYIIENYKYLITGFQLVSNYRPNTQNSFEFFLKKAVVQEDFDPAITIHTAQQYIAERMKQQFLTVLEHAIENNIPLSAINDSIFLYVVSYQHDFMKFFICTWIEDTYHLSQGFNLVYKSEYDLTFKNFQDLLSDSRFNIITGTQKAQQYIAEKMERNFLAVAQRMIHNKFFINNDQSEPIKKDPVFSYIMADKNNFMKKFIDSWIDKIPAIKKYVTLHSYHTIIRANDSDAFLLLLYLQDNYADDADQEKLKISNYLITASQNGSLDIVVLLLRQQNIAINEQNSNGITPLIAAIQSGNLEIVSLLLSVPGIDTEIANRNKWTPLYIAIFKNNPAMVKLLLDAGAHHHITIHNETLLDIATRKGYTQIVEFLTQAQNNA; this is encoded by the coding sequence ATGAATATAAAGTATTTACTCATCATATCTTTACTGAGCACGTATCAATGTACTACCTGCTCTGGTCAAGAATTAACAAGTCAACCAGAAGAACTCGTACGTCAAAATGAAGAATTTATTACCTGGTCAATTTCTGCTCAAAAACCTCTTGTTGAATTTTATAATTCGTTACATCAAGATGATCCAAAGATCCCTTATTTACAAGATATTGTAAAATCTAATCTTGAATACCACGGAGAATACGATATTGTATGGCCAAAATTGTTTGATCATGCAACATATATTGCTCTCCATAAAGATGCATACGATCTACATAATCATGATCTTTACATTTATGACCATCCAAACTTCAAACCTGTAGTACAAGAATATGAAGTTGTCATTAATCCAGAAGAAAATTACGAGGAAGTACATGATATCAATTTTACTGAAGATCAACTTCAAACATATAACTACATTATAGAAAACTACAAATACCTGATAACAGGATTTCAATTAGTTAGTAACTACAGACCCAATACTCAAAATTCTTTCGAATTTTTTTTAAAAAAAGCTGTTGTACAAGAAGATTTTGATCCCGCAATAACAATTCATACAGCCCAACAATATATTGCTGAAAGAATGAAACAACAATTTTTAACAGTTTTAGAACATGCAATCGAAAACAATATTCCATTATCTGCTATTAATGATTCAATATTTTTATATGTTGTCTCATATCAACATGATTTTATGAAATTTTTTATTTGTACATGGATAGAAGATACGTATCATTTGAGTCAAGGCTTTAATCTTGTTTATAAATCTGAATACGATCTAACATTTAAAAATTTTCAAGATCTTTTATCTGATTCACGATTTAATATTATTACTGGAACTCAAAAAGCTCAGCAATATATTGCTGAGAAAATGGAAAGAAATTTCTTAGCTGTTGCACAACGTATGATACATAACAAATTTTTTATAAATAATGATCAAAGTGAACCAATAAAAAAAGACCCTGTATTTTCATATATCATGGCTGACAAAAATAATTTTATGAAAAAATTTATTGATAGTTGGATTGATAAAATACCTGCTATTAAAAAATACGTAACCCTTCATTCCTATCATACAATAATCAGGGCAAATGATTCAGACGCATTCTTACTTTTACTGTATCTACAAGATAATTACGCAGATGATGCTGATCAAGAAAAATTAAAAATTTCAAATTATTTAATAACAGCCTCACAAAACGGTTCTCTTGATATCGTTGTTCTCTTATTAAGGCAACAAAACATTGCTATTAATGAACAAAATAGTAATGGCATAACTCCTTTAATAGCTGCAATACAGTCAGGAAATTTAGAAATTGTTTCTTTACTCTTGAGTGTACCTGGTATAGATACAGAAATAGCTAATCGTAACAAATGGACTCCCTTGTATATAGCAATATTCAAAAATAATCCTGCAATGGTTAAGCTCTTACTTGACGCAGGTGCTCATCATCATATAACAATTCATAATGAGACATTGCTTGATATAGCAACACGAAAAGGCTATACGCAAATAGTTGAGTTTTTAACACAAGCTCAAAATAATGCATAA